One genomic window of Etheostoma spectabile isolate EspeVRDwgs_2016 chromosome 7, UIUC_Espe_1.0, whole genome shotgun sequence includes the following:
- the camkvl gene encoding caM kinase-like vesicle-associated, like isoform X2, which yields MPFGCLALRDGRSYDSMSDVNDKYEIGQVLRAKEFCELCLAKDRQTDKVFVCKKFLKKDGRKVRKAAKNEIMILKLINHPNILQLIDTFETRKEYLIIQELATGGDVFDWILDQGNYTERDASNVIRQVLEAVAYLHSLNIVHRNLKLENLMYYNENNHNKVVLRDFYLSRFENGPITEPCGTPEYLAPEVVARHRYGRPVDCWAVGVIMFILLSGNPPFYDETEEENTDLHNRIIFCRIVAGDFEFDSPYWDDISPAAKELVCRLMEVDQMLRITAQDALWHEWIAGNGASEKNLKDGVCAQFEKNFAKAKWRKAIRVTTFMQRLKNSETLTESSAEAQGSEEAGDGKGGVSQGTSDEGDKGTSDGGLTSSSVSLEVTVENTPVGMDQDEGRSKVGEKQDEVKMSIGPSDIQEPLSQKSQTDAAPILKQEELDKVGAKKATGDGTRKIAANLGQIKVVPKSKPTPVMTPDPSNLSDGSLGTNLDKKHTSTSPDPSNKRKMAATLHGPLHTASVAGTASPEKRPATQREQKDETDGSWCQTQVPDAVAERSVAVTPAMVPGAGADVGLGVRLRGDSSPVGRRERDAKTTDRYSAEFSIARPGPVTGQGCYVVGSSASLGRHATPYSTEVGTVGMGMAGSYGSPYSSLYTSGAGVGMYGTGLSHGGGGSSTTSDWQMDSVIEQIEKQMAAVLEKIEGDMPSLLEQISDCPAEPPRARSTHASPATSRARSSQHSTTATSATPPPLPTSPRPVLPSLPHLTIPPPSYPPPSPPTQSSPQAAGEQEDMDGQRDAARTSQSPRAGMGRGL from the exons ATGCCATTTGGGTGCCTTGCCCTGCGAGATGGGCGGAGTTACGATAGCATGTCTGATGTCAACGACAAATATGAGATTGGACAAGTCCTCCGAGC GAAGGAGTTCTGTGAGCTGTGTTTGGctaaggacagacagacagacaaggtGTTTGTCTGCAAGAAATTCCTCAAGAAAGACGGCAGGAAAGTCCGCAAGGCTGCCAAGAACGAAATCATGATCCTGAAATT GATCAACCATCCAAACATCCTTCAGCTGATTGACACATTCGAGACCCGGAAAGAATACCTCATCATCCAGGAACT TGCCACAGGAGGAGATGTATTTGACTGGATTCTGGACCAAGGGAATTACACAGAAAGAGACGCATCCAATGTCATCAGACAGGTCCTTGAGGCAGTAGCGTACTTACACTCCCTCAACATAGTTCACAGGAACCTAAAG CTGGAAAATCTGATGTACTACAAtgaaaacaaccacaacaaagtAGTTCTGCGAGACTTCTACTTGTCCCGGTTTGAAAACGGACCCATCACAGAGCCTTGTGGAACCCCAGAATACCTAG CTCCTGAAGTGGTGGCTCGTCACCGATATGGTCGTCCTGTGGACTGCTGGGCTGTGGGTGTCATTATGTTCATACT CTTATCAGGTAACCCTCCTTTTTATGatgagacagaggaggagaacaCAGATCTACATAATCGCATCATCTTCTGTCGCATTGTTGCTGGTGACTTTGAGTTTGATTCTCCATACTGGGATGACATTTCACCTGCAG ctaaggAGCTTGTCTGTCGACTCATGGAGGTGGACCAGATGCTGAGAATCACCGCACAGGATGCACTTTGGCACGAATG GATTGCGGGGAATGGTGCATCAGAGAAGAACCTTAAGGATGGTGTGTGTGCCCAGTTTGAGAAGAACTTTGCCAAGGCCAAATGGCGG aaagcGATCCGTGTCACCACCTTCATGCAACGTTTGAAGAATTCAGAGACACTGACTGAAAGTTCAGCCGAGGCTCAGGGCAGCGAGGAGGCAGGAGACGGTAAAGGGGGGGTGTCACAAGGAACAAGTGATGAGGGAGACAAAGGGACGAGTGATGGAGGGTTAACATCAAGTAGTGTGTCTTTAGAAGTTACTGTTGAAAATACACCGGTAGGTATGGACCAGGATGAGGGGAGGAGTAAGGTCGGAGAAAAACAAGATGAGGTCAAGATGAGCATAGGCCCATCAGATATTCAGGAGCCTCTCAGTCAGAAAAGCCAAACAGATGCAGCCCCGATACTCAAACAGGAGGAGCTTGATAAGGTTGGTGCAAAGAAAGCAACAGGTGATGGAACCAGGAAAATAGCTGCCAATTTGGGTCAAATTAAAGTTGTTCCAAAATCCAAACCAACTCCCGTAATGACGCCTGACCCCTCCAACCTGTCAGACGGTTCTTTAGGCACTAAccttgacaaaaaacacacatccacCTCCCCTGATCCCAGCAACAAACGTAAGATGGCTGCAACGCTCCATGGCCCTCTACACACAGCCTCTGTTGCTGGAACAGCCTCACCAGAGAAGAGGCCAGCCACGCAGAGGGAGCAAAAGGATGAGACTGATGGAAGCTGGTGTCAGACACAAGTACCTGATGCAGTGGCAGAGAGGTCAGTGGCAGTCACTCCAGCAATGGTGCCTGGAGCTGGGGCAGATGTAGGACTTGGAGTTAGATTAAGGGGTGATTCTAGCCCTGTGGGTAGAAGGGAAAGAGATGCCAAGACAACAGACAGATACAGTGCTGAGTTTAGCATAGCGAGGCCAGGTCCTGTGACAGGACAGGGTTGTTATGTAGTAGGCAGCTCTGCTAGTTTAGGCCGTCACGCCACACCATACAGCACAGAAGTTGGGACTGTAGGGATGGGGATGGCAGGAAGCTATGGAAGTCCATACAGTTCCCTGTATACGAGTGGCGCAGGGGTAGGGATGTACGGGACTGGGCTATCACATGGAGGAGGTGGGAGCAGCACTACAAGCGACTGGCAAATGGACAGTGTGATCGAGCAGATAGAAAAGCAAATGGCTGCCGTGCTGGAGAAGATTGAGGGAGACATGCCCTCGCTGTTAGAGCAAATCAGTGACTGCCCCGCTGAACCACCACGTGCCAGGAGCACACACGCCTCGCCAGCCACCTCCCGTGCACGTTCCTCACAACACTCCACGACTGCAACCTCGGCCACTCCTCCGCCTCTTCCAACTTCTCCCAGGCCTGTGCTGCCATCTCTCCCTCACCTTACTATCCCTCCCCCCTCCTATCCCCCACCATCTCCACCCACACAATCCTCACCCCAGGCTGCAGGAGAGCAGGAAGACATGGATGGACAGAGGGATGCTGCTCGTACCAGCCAATCCCCCAGAGCTGGGATGGGCAGGGGACTATAA
- the camkvl gene encoding caM kinase-like vesicle-associated, like isoform X1 produces the protein MPFGCLALRDGRSYDSMSDVNDKYEIGQVLRAKEFCELCLAKDRQTDKVFVCKKFLKKDGRKVRKAAKNEIMILKLINHPNILQLIDTFETRKEYLIIQELATGGDVFDWILDQGNYTERDASNVIRQVLEAVAYLHSLNIVHRNLKLENLMYYNENNHNKVVLRDFYLSRFENGPITEPCGTPEYLAPEVVARHRYGRPVDCWAVGVIMFILLSGNPPFYDETEEENTDLHNRIIFCRIVAGDFEFDSPYWDDISPAAKELVCRLMEVDQMLRITAQDALWHEWIAGNGASEKNLKDGVCAQFEKNFAKAKWRELKKAIRVTTFMQRLKNSETLTESSAEAQGSEEAGDGKGGVSQGTSDEGDKGTSDGGLTSSSVSLEVTVENTPVGMDQDEGRSKVGEKQDEVKMSIGPSDIQEPLSQKSQTDAAPILKQEELDKVGAKKATGDGTRKIAANLGQIKVVPKSKPTPVMTPDPSNLSDGSLGTNLDKKHTSTSPDPSNKRKMAATLHGPLHTASVAGTASPEKRPATQREQKDETDGSWCQTQVPDAVAERSVAVTPAMVPGAGADVGLGVRLRGDSSPVGRRERDAKTTDRYSAEFSIARPGPVTGQGCYVVGSSASLGRHATPYSTEVGTVGMGMAGSYGSPYSSLYTSGAGVGMYGTGLSHGGGGSSTTSDWQMDSVIEQIEKQMAAVLEKIEGDMPSLLEQISDCPAEPPRARSTHASPATSRARSSQHSTTATSATPPPLPTSPRPVLPSLPHLTIPPPSYPPPSPPTQSSPQAAGEQEDMDGQRDAARTSQSPRAGMGRGL, from the exons ATGCCATTTGGGTGCCTTGCCCTGCGAGATGGGCGGAGTTACGATAGCATGTCTGATGTCAACGACAAATATGAGATTGGACAAGTCCTCCGAGC GAAGGAGTTCTGTGAGCTGTGTTTGGctaaggacagacagacagacaaggtGTTTGTCTGCAAGAAATTCCTCAAGAAAGACGGCAGGAAAGTCCGCAAGGCTGCCAAGAACGAAATCATGATCCTGAAATT GATCAACCATCCAAACATCCTTCAGCTGATTGACACATTCGAGACCCGGAAAGAATACCTCATCATCCAGGAACT TGCCACAGGAGGAGATGTATTTGACTGGATTCTGGACCAAGGGAATTACACAGAAAGAGACGCATCCAATGTCATCAGACAGGTCCTTGAGGCAGTAGCGTACTTACACTCCCTCAACATAGTTCACAGGAACCTAAAG CTGGAAAATCTGATGTACTACAAtgaaaacaaccacaacaaagtAGTTCTGCGAGACTTCTACTTGTCCCGGTTTGAAAACGGACCCATCACAGAGCCTTGTGGAACCCCAGAATACCTAG CTCCTGAAGTGGTGGCTCGTCACCGATATGGTCGTCCTGTGGACTGCTGGGCTGTGGGTGTCATTATGTTCATACT CTTATCAGGTAACCCTCCTTTTTATGatgagacagaggaggagaacaCAGATCTACATAATCGCATCATCTTCTGTCGCATTGTTGCTGGTGACTTTGAGTTTGATTCTCCATACTGGGATGACATTTCACCTGCAG ctaaggAGCTTGTCTGTCGACTCATGGAGGTGGACCAGATGCTGAGAATCACCGCACAGGATGCACTTTGGCACGAATG GATTGCGGGGAATGGTGCATCAGAGAAGAACCTTAAGGATGGTGTGTGTGCCCAGTTTGAGAAGAACTTTGCCAAGGCCAAATGGCGG GAGTTGAAG aaagcGATCCGTGTCACCACCTTCATGCAACGTTTGAAGAATTCAGAGACACTGACTGAAAGTTCAGCCGAGGCTCAGGGCAGCGAGGAGGCAGGAGACGGTAAAGGGGGGGTGTCACAAGGAACAAGTGATGAGGGAGACAAAGGGACGAGTGATGGAGGGTTAACATCAAGTAGTGTGTCTTTAGAAGTTACTGTTGAAAATACACCGGTAGGTATGGACCAGGATGAGGGGAGGAGTAAGGTCGGAGAAAAACAAGATGAGGTCAAGATGAGCATAGGCCCATCAGATATTCAGGAGCCTCTCAGTCAGAAAAGCCAAACAGATGCAGCCCCGATACTCAAACAGGAGGAGCTTGATAAGGTTGGTGCAAAGAAAGCAACAGGTGATGGAACCAGGAAAATAGCTGCCAATTTGGGTCAAATTAAAGTTGTTCCAAAATCCAAACCAACTCCCGTAATGACGCCTGACCCCTCCAACCTGTCAGACGGTTCTTTAGGCACTAAccttgacaaaaaacacacatccacCTCCCCTGATCCCAGCAACAAACGTAAGATGGCTGCAACGCTCCATGGCCCTCTACACACAGCCTCTGTTGCTGGAACAGCCTCACCAGAGAAGAGGCCAGCCACGCAGAGGGAGCAAAAGGATGAGACTGATGGAAGCTGGTGTCAGACACAAGTACCTGATGCAGTGGCAGAGAGGTCAGTGGCAGTCACTCCAGCAATGGTGCCTGGAGCTGGGGCAGATGTAGGACTTGGAGTTAGATTAAGGGGTGATTCTAGCCCTGTGGGTAGAAGGGAAAGAGATGCCAAGACAACAGACAGATACAGTGCTGAGTTTAGCATAGCGAGGCCAGGTCCTGTGACAGGACAGGGTTGTTATGTAGTAGGCAGCTCTGCTAGTTTAGGCCGTCACGCCACACCATACAGCACAGAAGTTGGGACTGTAGGGATGGGGATGGCAGGAAGCTATGGAAGTCCATACAGTTCCCTGTATACGAGTGGCGCAGGGGTAGGGATGTACGGGACTGGGCTATCACATGGAGGAGGTGGGAGCAGCACTACAAGCGACTGGCAAATGGACAGTGTGATCGAGCAGATAGAAAAGCAAATGGCTGCCGTGCTGGAGAAGATTGAGGGAGACATGCCCTCGCTGTTAGAGCAAATCAGTGACTGCCCCGCTGAACCACCACGTGCCAGGAGCACACACGCCTCGCCAGCCACCTCCCGTGCACGTTCCTCACAACACTCCACGACTGCAACCTCGGCCACTCCTCCGCCTCTTCCAACTTCTCCCAGGCCTGTGCTGCCATCTCTCCCTCACCTTACTATCCCTCCCCCCTCCTATCCCCCACCATCTCCACCCACACAATCCTCACCCCAGGCTGCAGGAGAGCAGGAAGACATGGATGGACAGAGGGATGCTGCTCGTACCAGCCAATCCCCCAGAGCTGGGATGGGCAGGGGACTATAA